Genomic window (Paraglaciecola psychrophila 170):
AATTTAAGCCGTGACCACCTCGATTATCATGGCTCAATGGCTGAATACGCTGCGGCAAAAAGGCTGTTGCTGTCACAACCAGAATTGGCCTATGTGGTCCTTAACGCCAATGATCCTGAACATAAGAATTGGTTGGCAAACATACCTGAAACATCGTCTGTTGTTCTCTATGGGCAGAATATTAGCGCCGCAGATATGCCCACTAAATATCAATACTGTGTGGCGAATAATGTACGCTATACCGCTGAGGGAATCGCGTTGTCGGTGCAATCTTCTTGGGGCGACTGTGAGTTACGTCTATCGCTATTAGCTGAATTTAATGTAGCTAATGTGTTAGCAGCTATTTGCTGCCAATTATGCCTGGGTAAAACCTAAAACAAATTGCTTATATCGTACAAAAACTAAAACCGGTTGCCGGAAGAATGGAGTTGTATAGGCGTCAAGGCCACGCAACTATTGTGGTTGATTATGCGCATACTCCTGACGCTTTAGAAAAAGCCCTGTTAGCCAGCAAACAACACTGTCATGGAAAATTAATCTGTGTTTTTGGTTGTGGTGGCGATCGTGACGTGGGTAAACGTTCGTTGATGGGCGAAATTGCCGAGCGATTATCCGATCGGGTTATTCTAACCGATGACAACGTACGCAGTGAAAATCCTAGAGACATTATTCAAGACATCTTATCCGGTTGTATTAATCCAGAGCAGATCCTGACTAAACATGATCGAAAAACGGCGATCAAGACAGCTGCCGCAGAAGCTGCTGCAGGTGACATTATTTTAGTCGCTGGTAAAGGTCATGAAAATTATCAAATCATAGGTAATCAAACACTGGCTTATGATGAACGCCATTTTGTAGCACTTTTTCAAGAGAGGAAAACAGTATGATCCCGGTTTCACTATCCTGGGTGGCTGAACAGGTTAATGGGCAGTTAATAGCTCAACATAAGCAGGATTTGATCATCAAAGGTGTCAGTACTGATACTAGAAGTATTTTACCTACTGATCTGTTTTTGGCTCTACAAGGCCCCAATTTTGATGGGCATAAGTTTGTCAAACAAGCTGAAGATAAAGGTGCTGTTGGGTTGATTTTATCACGTAAGGTTGAAACTCGGCTTCCCTATATTTTGGTTGCAGACACCACTATCGCTTTAGGTTTATTGGGCGCTGCGGTGAAAGCCAAAGTTGCACCAAAAACAGTGGGTATTACTGGTAGTAGTGGTAAAACAACCGTCAGAGAAATGGTTGCCGCTATCTTATCGCATCGTGGCAAGGTACTGGCCACCAAAGGTAATTTGAATAATGACCTTGGTGTGCCAATGACATTGCTAAGACTAGAGCAGCAACATGAGTTTGCTGTCATTGAAATGGGTGCCAATCATTTAGGTGAAATTGCTTACACCAGTAATTTAGTTAAACCTGATGTTGCTACAATCGTTAATGCTGCTGCCGCACACTTAGAAGGTTTTGGAAGTTTGCTTGGAGTGGCAAGAGCAAAAAGCGAAATATTTAAAGGTTTATCTGAAAAAGAAGGCTTAGCCGTAGTCAACGCAGATAGTCAATTTGCGGATTATTGGATGGGTAAACTTAAGTATAATAACGTACAAACCTTTTCTGCGTCAAAACAAGCCGATGTATATTCAGAAAACATTATTCTGGGTTTGGACGGCTGTGCGCAATTTGAATTAGTCACACCTATTGGGCGCATCGCTATCAGTCTATCTTTACCTGGTGCACATAATGTGAGTAATGCTTTGGTTTCTGCTTCGTTGGCTTTACACGTGGGAGCTACTCTAGAAGATGTACGTGATGGTTTGCGAACTATGCCTCATGTTGCGGGTCGTTTGCATGTGAAACAACTGACCAATCAGGTGAAAATTTTAGATGACACCTACAACGCGAATGTAGGCTCTGTGAATGCGGCAATCGACTTGTTATCTAGTTTTGCAGGCATAAAAATATTAGTACTTGGTGATATGGCTGAGCTGGGCGAAAAGGCTCGTTATTACCATGAAAAAGTCGGAGAATATGCCAAACTAAAAGGTATTGATAAACTGTATACACTGGGTGTGTTAAGTCAAAGCGCTAGTGATGTGTTTACCGATAACGGTCGCCACTTTAGTCGCTTAGAACAGATGGTTGAATGTATTAACCAACAAACAATGCCAGAAAAATGTGATATTAGCATTTTGGTTAAAGGTTCTCGCAGTGCGCGAATGGAACTAGTAGTCAAAGCCTTGGAGGAATCCCCATTGGGAAAGCTTGAACGGTTTAGGGAGCGAATGGCATGCTGATATGGTTAGCCGACTGGTTACAGCAGTTTGATACGGGCTTCCGAGTATTCTCGTATTTGACTTTGCGTGCGATATTAAGCACTCTAACCGCCTTACTTATTGCTGTGATTATCGGACCAAAAATGATCCGTTGGTTGCAGCGCATGCAAATTGGCCAAACTATTCGTGACGATGGCCCAGAATCCCATTTGGCAAAATCAGGTACACCGACTATGGGCGGGTTGCTTATTTTGGCCGCCATTGTGTCTAGTGTGTTGTTGTGGAGTGATTTGACCAATAGGTACGTATGGGTCACTTTATTTGTTTTAGTGAGTTTTGGTGCCATCGGTTTCGTGGATGATTATCGTAAAGTTATCCGTAAAGACGCCAAAGGTTTAATTGCTCGTTGGAAGTATTTTTGGCAATCAGTGATTGCTATTGCTGTCGCTTTCTACTTGTATTCAAGCCAACAAAATCCAGCTGAAACGGCTCTGTTATTACCATTTTTTAAAGACGTTATGCCGCAAATGGGCATGTTATTTATGGTCGTTACCTATTTCGTTATTGTTGGAACAAGTAACGCAGTGAATCTGACTGACGGTTTGGATGGGCTAGCAATTGTACCTGTTATCTTGGTTGCAGGGGCTTTTGCCATATTTGCCTATGTAACAGGTAATATCAATTTCTCTGCTTACCTGCATATACCTTATCTACCTCTTACCAGTGAGTTAGTGATTGTGTGCACGGCGATAGTCGGCGCTGGTTTAGGATTCTTGTGGTTTAACACTTATCCGGCACAAGTTTTTATGGGCGATGTTGGCTCTTTAGCATTAGGCGGAACATTAGGGATATTAGCTGTACTCGTTCGCCAAGAAATCGTTTTATTTATTATGGGCGGCATATTTGTTGTTGAAACATTGTCGGTTATTTTACAAGTTGGGTCGTTCAAATTGCGTGGTAAACGTATTTTTAGAATGGCGCCAATACACCATCACTATGAACTTAAAGGCTGGCCTGAACCGCGCGTTATCGTGCGCTTTTGGATCATTTCTCTGATGTTAGTGTTAGTGGGATTAGCCACCTTGAAATTACGTTGATTACATTGATTACGTCAAAGGGAGCATGAAGAAAAAGTGAAAAAGTTTTCGTTAGTTAATAAAAATGCTGTTGTAGTAGGAATGGGCCTTACGGGCTTATCTTGCGTGCGTTTTTTGTTAACTAAAGGCGCCAAGGTGACTGCCATGGATAGCCGCAGTGAATTAACACTTAGCTTAGATGTACCATTGATTTTAGGTATGTTTGATACACGTAAATTGACTGCAGCAGATTTGATAATAATCAGTCCGGGTGTTGATGTAAATACTCCGGCTATTCAGCAAGCTATTGAAGCTGGTGTGCATGTGATTGGAGACATTGAGTTATTCGCGCAGTTTAATAGTTGTCCGGTAATAGCTATTACCGGTTCAAACGGTAAGTCTACAGTTACTCACCTAGTTGCGGATATGTGTAAAGCAGCCGGTAAAAAAGTTTTGATGGGCGGTAATATAGGTGTGCCTGTTCTGGATTTGTTAGAGCAAACGGCCGATGTTATTGTGCTTGAGTTATCCAGTTTTCAATTAGAAACCACCTATTCCTTGATGCCACAAGTGGCGACGGTATTAAACATTACCGAAGATCATTTAGACCGCCATGGTGACTTAGCAACGTACCAGAAAATTAAACTCAGCATATATCAAAACAGCCAATTTATGGTGTGTAATAGAGAAGATATTTTATCCTATCCAATTAACGCAAAAGCCACCATGACGTATGGTCTATCACAAAGTAGCAGCGGTTTTTCTTGGGATAAAGAGCAAGCCAATATCTTGCTAGATGAACACTTTTTCTTAGACAGTAAACATTGTTTATTAGTGGGCGCGCACAACATGTTAAACATACAAGCTGCCGCTGCCTTGGCTAAAGTGTTTGGCATAGACGATGACAGTATTCGTCAAGGCGCGCAGCAATTTGGCGGTTTGCCACATAGATGCCAAACCGTGGCCATGTTAAATAATGTACGTTGGATCAACGATTCTAAAGCGACCAATGTTGGTGCTACTTTAGCTGCTATTAATGGTTTGGTTAGTAATATTAAAGGCAAGTTGATACTGATTGCAGGCGGGGAGGGCAAAGGGGCAGACTTCTCTGTGATGGCCGAATGTTTAACTCAATCTGTAGGTTTACTGATAACCCTTGGCAAAGACGGTGATAAAATCGCCTGTTTGCACCCAGATAATATTAAGGTACAAACCATTCAAGAAGCCGTTTTGGTAGCGGCTAAACACAGTCAGGTAGGGGATGTTGTATTGCTTTCACCTGCTTGTGCCAGTTTAGATATGTTTGTTAGTTACCAGCAACGCGGCGACTGTTTTGCCGATGCTGTGAAGGCGCTACCAGCATGAGTTCAATAACTGAAAACAAGATCAATTCTATTAAACAACTATTTATGTCCAAGCATGACGAAACACAGGCACCTATAAAAGCCGATATTCAGCCATATGATCACTCACTGATACTCCTAGCTATTGCTTTGTTATCGATAGGGTTAGTGGTGGTGACGTCAGCCTCAATGCCGGTAGCAGATAGACTGTTTGGTAATCCATTTCACTTTGCTATTCGCCATGGAATTTATGTGGTGCTGGCGATGATTTCAGCCATGATTGTTATGCAAATACCGATGCGCTGGTGGCGTATGAGTAATGTGTGGTTACTACTGCTAACTGTGGTTTTATTGATTTCAGTATTGGTCATAGGTCGGAGCGTAAATGGCAGTACTCGTTGGTTGGTCTTAGGACCCATAACTATACAAGCCGCAGAACCTGCCAAGTTGTTTTTCTTCTGTTACTTAGCAGGGTATTTAGTGCGCAGGCACGAAGAAGTGACGGACAATCTAAAAGGTTTTATCAAACCTTTAGTGGTGTTTTTTGCCCTCGCCCTGTTACTTTTATTACAACCCGACTTAGGCACTGTAGTGGTTATGCTGTTTACCACTATTGGCCTATTGTTTTTAGCTGGTGCTAAACTTTGGCAATTTTTTAGTTTAGCTATTGCTGGTACTTTAGCGGTGGTGCTACTCATTGTTTTTGAAGAATATAGAGTACGACGTATTACATCTTTCCTCGACCCATGGGCAGACCCTTTTGGTAGCGGTTATCAACTGACTCAATCATTGATGGCATATGGTCGTGGTGATGTGTTCGGCCAAGGTTTAGGAAATAGTTTACAGAAGCTCGAATACCTACCTGAAGCTCATACTGATTTTATTATGGCTATCTTGGCTGAAGAGTTTGGTTTTGCAGGCGTTTTAACGGTATTAGTCATTATGCTAGTTATTGTTATGAAAGCCATGGCAATGGGGAATGCAGCGTTACGCAGAGAGCGCCCATTTGAAGCTTATTTGGCTTATTCGATTGGTATCTGGTTTAGTCTACAGACAACGGTCAATGTAGGTGCCAGTGCAGGTGTCTTACCCACTAAAGGTTTGACCTTTCCTTTACTCAGTTACGGCGGCTCAAGTCTAATAGTCATGTCAGTCGCAGTGGCCATCTTAATACGTATCGATTTTGAAATGCGGGTCGATGGTATTCAAGCCATCAACAAAGCGGGCGCTGCGAAAGGTAAAAAAAGAATCTTAGTCAGAAAAGCAAAACAAGAAGTCAACATGGTTATCGAGGATGTAATTGATGAGTCTCAATTAGAGTCATCAACCAATGCAAAAGTTGGAGGTCTTCATGACTAAACGTTTACTGGTTATGGCTGGCGGCACTGGCGGCCATGTTTTCCCAGGTTTAGCTGTCGCTTCTGAACTGGTTGCTCAAAACTGGCAAATTCATTGGTTGGGTACATCTGGCCGTATGGAAGCCCAGATTGTGCCGCAAGCGGGTTATCCGATCAGTTTTATTGATGTAGTTGGGGTGCGTAAAAATGGAATTGCAACTTTATTACTAGCACCCTTCAAAACTATTAAAGCAACCATACAAGCTCATCAGGTGATTAAACAATTTAAACCTGATGTAGTGATTGGTATGGGCGGCTTTGCAAGTGGACCCGGTGGAGTGGCGGCTTGGTTTAATCGATTACCTCTGATCTTACATGAACAAAATGCGGTGCCAGGGTTGACAAATAAACTGTTGTCGCGACTCGCTAAAAAAGTACTAACCGGGTTTGATAAAACCTTTCCAGAGCAAATCTTAAACCAAACTGGTAAATATGCTTGGGTTGGCAATCCTGTGCGCAGTGAGTTTGCAATTTTACCGGAAAAACACACCATTGATTTACCTCTTAATCTATTGGTAGTTGGTGGAAGTCTAGGTGCGCAGGTGTTAAATGAAACAGTGCCTTTGGCGCTGGCTAATATAAAACAGATTAATGTTCATCACCAAACTGGGGCTGGGCATTTAGACACAGTAAAAACCGCGTATACCCAACAAGGTATTGCCGAAGACTCTTATAAAATCACCGAGTTTATCGGCGATATCCCGGCAGCGTATGCTTGGGCTGATTTGGTGATTTGCCGAGCGGGGGCCTTAACTGTGGCTGAAGTGGCAGCAGCTGGTGTGCCGGCAATTTTTGTACCTTTACCTTACGCGGTAGATGATCATCAAACGAAAAATGCGCAAATTTTAGTCGAGTTACAAGCAGCTGATTTGTTACCTCAAAGTGAGCTATCAGTAGAACAGCTATGTTCATTACTGCAAAAATATGTGCAATCACCCAATACACTAATAGAAATGGGTAAACGTGCCAAGACCGTTGCCCGTTTTGATGCCGCTAAAGATGTTGCGCATTGTTGTATTAAATTAAGCGAGCGAGAAAAATGAAGACAGATACTCCAGCCCATTACCATGTGCCTGAGATGCGTAGGATTAAACATATCCATTTTGTGGGCATTGGTGGTGCGGGCATGGGCGGAATTGCCGAAGTATTACTTAACGAAGGTTATAATATTTCTGGCTCTGATCGTCAGGCGAACGGTATGACCCAAAGATTAGAGGAACTGGGGGCTACCATCTATTTTGGACACCTTGCGAGTAATATTGAGTTAGCAAACGTAGTGGTGGTATCCAGCGCTATTGACCAAAGCAACCCTGAAATAAGTGCGGCTAACGAAAAGCGCATTCCAGTGATACGCCGAGCGGAAATGTTGGCTGAATTGATGCGTTTTCGCCATGGTATTGCCGTTGCGGGGACCCACGGAAAAACCACGACGACTAGCTTAATTTCAACTATTTTTGCAGAGGCTAAACTCGATCCTACTTTTGTGATTGGCGGCTTGCTAAATAGCGCAGGTACTAATGCTAGATTAGGTGATAGCCAATATCTTATCGCCGAAGCTGATGAAAGCGACGCATCTTTTGTGCATCTGCAACCTATGGTCTCAGTGGTAACAAATATCGAAGCAGATCATATGGAAACTTACCAAGGTGATTTCCAGAAGATGCAGGACACCTACATTGATTTTTTACATAACTTACCTTTCTACGGATTAGCTGTGTTGTGTATTGATGATCCGGTAATTCAAAAGTTGTTACCAAGGGTGGGTCGAAAATACATAACCTATGGCGTATCTGAGCAAGCCGATGTGCGCGCAGTCAATATTCATTTAGGTTTTAATCAAAGTTCCTTTGATGTGTTGCGAGAAAATTTACCGCCACTGACTGTCAGGGTTAACATCCCTGGGCAGCATAACGTGCTGAATTCTCTAGCTGCTATTGCCGTTGCAAGTGATGAAGGACTAGAAGATAAATATATAGTGGGGGCGTTGGCTGGATTTTCTGGAATTGGACGACGCTTCGAAATTTTGGGTGACTACGCCACTTCCAAAGGGCAGGCTATTTTAGTCGATGATTATGGACATCACCCAACAGAAGTTGCAGCCACTATAGCCGTGGCTAGAAATAACTGGCCAGACAGACGATTAGTTATGGCTTATCAGCCTCACCGTTTTACGCGAACCCGAGACTTGTATGAAGACTTTGTTAAAGTGTTGTCGCAGGTAGATGTACTGCTCTTACTCGAAGTTTATTCTGCAGGCGAAGATGCGATTGATGGTGCAGATAGCCGCTCATTATGCCGTTCAATTCGTCAACGTGGACAACTCGAGCCTATTTACGTGTCAAATATTACGGAACTACCTAAATTGTTATCTGAAAGCCTCAACGATCAAGATATTGTGTTGACACAAGGTGCTGGCAACATTGGCCAAATCGCCAAGTTTCTACAAACTAGTAAATTAGAACCCACATTACTAAGTAAAGGGTTAGAGCAGTGAGCAAGCAGCAACTAATTTACCCAAACATGAATCCTAAAGACTATGGAAAAGTCGCGGTCATGTTGGGCGGCTCATCTGCTGAAAGAGAGGTATCACTGAATTCGGGTAAAGCCGTGCTATGCGGGTTGTTAGAAATGGGAGTTGACGCTCACGTTTTCGACCCTGCAGAGCAGCCTTTAACCCAGCTATTGGCTGAAAAGTTTGAGCGTGTGGTGATCATGTTACATGGCCGTGGTGGTGAAGATGGTTCACTCCAAGGGGCATTGCAGCAGCTTAATTTACCTTATTCTGGAAGTGGTGTTTTAGGCTCTGCGTTGTGTATGGATAAAATTCGCAGCAAGCAGGTGTGGCAAAGTTTGGGACTTCCTACAGCTATTTATAAAATAGCTGATAAAAGAAGCTTTGATGCGGGATCATGCAAGGCTATAATGGCTGAACTGGGAAATGAGGTAATGGTCAAACCTGCGCAGGAAGGGTCTAGCATAGGTATGGCGAAAGTGAATAGTGCGCTACAACTAGAAATAGCCATTCAAGACGCGTTTAAATACGATGATAAGGTCTTGATAGAACAATTCGTTCATGGTTCTGAATATACCGTTAGCATACTGAATGGCAAAGCTCTGCCATCGATTAGTATGTCCACTCCCCGTGTTTTTTATGATTATGCAGCGAAATATCAAGCGGATAGCACTGTGTATAGTTGCCCCAGTGGTTTGCCCGATGCGTTAGAAATCATGTTGGGTGAGTTAGCACTAGATGCATTTGATGCATTGGCTGGATCAGGTTGGGGGCGGGTGGATTTTATGCAAGATAAACTTGGTCGTTTTTATTTGTTAGAAGCGAACACGGTGCCAGGCATGACTGAAAAAAGTTTATTGCCAATGGCAGCTAAAGAGGCTGGTTTAAGTTTTGCTGAATTGTCTTTGTCTGTTCTGGCAACAGCGGATGTGGTGAGATGACTCAATGAGCGAATTCCCCAAATTAGTTAATCTTCGTAAAAATTCTCATTTATTGATGGGATTGACGTTTTTTATCTGTTTGATGAGTTTGTTAGCTTTTGCGGTAGTCAAACTTAATGCTTGGTTAGAAGATGAACAACAAGCGCCAGTGCAAGATATTGTGGTTTCAGGTGAACTCATTTTTATTGATATTAAGTATATAGAAATGTTGATAAAACGAACCCAACCAGGAAGCTTTTTTGAGTTAGATGTGAATCAAACCCATCAAACGGTTGAAGCTATGCCATGGGTTTACCGGGCGTCGGTTAGAAAACGTTGGCCTAGTGGTTTAGAAATTTTTGTGGTTGAGCAACAACCTTCTGCTGTTTGGAATGGCGATATGTTGCTTAATCAATATGGTGACGCATTTGATGCGCAAATTAGTAGTGACGAGCTGAATTCGAAAATAACGCTGCCTAATTTATATGGACCAGGTGGAAGTGAACAGACCGTATTACAGGGATACCGTAATATGCAGTCATTATTAGAGACGTCCAATTTATATATTGTAGAAATGTTTTTAAGCGAACGTTTTGCTTGGAATGTTGAACTGAACAATGGGATTAAATTGAATTTAGGACGCACTGAATTTATTGACAGATTACAGCGATTTGTGGATTTATTACCGCTAATTTCGCAACAAGACAGACAGGTGGATTATGTTGACTTGCGTTATGACACAGGTTTAGCCGTAGGCTGGAAAACCTTTGTTAAAGCTGCATAAATAAAAGCAAGATAACAACTGAATAATAAGAGATTAAATTAACGTGAGTGTGTTAACTGTAATGAGTGGGATGAGTGCGATGAGTGTCAGAGTTGAACAATATGTCTAAGGGTACAGAAAGAAAGCTAATAGTTGGCTTAGACATAGGCACCAGTAATGTTAAAGCCGTGGTGGGTGAGTTATTAAATGACAACTCTATTAGCATTGTGGGTGTGGGTAGTCATGCATCTAAAGGTATGGATAAGG
Coding sequences:
- a CDS encoding UDP-N-acetylmuramoyl-tripeptide--D-alanyl-D-alanine ligase — its product is MIPVSLSWVAEQVNGQLIAQHKQDLIIKGVSTDTRSILPTDLFLALQGPNFDGHKFVKQAEDKGAVGLILSRKVETRLPYILVADTTIALGLLGAAVKAKVAPKTVGITGSSGKTTVREMVAAILSHRGKVLATKGNLNNDLGVPMTLLRLEQQHEFAVIEMGANHLGEIAYTSNLVKPDVATIVNAAAAHLEGFGSLLGVARAKSEIFKGLSEKEGLAVVNADSQFADYWMGKLKYNNVQTFSASKQADVYSENIILGLDGCAQFELVTPIGRIAISLSLPGAHNVSNALVSASLALHVGATLEDVRDGLRTMPHVAGRLHVKQLTNQVKILDDTYNANVGSVNAAIDLLSSFAGIKILVLGDMAELGEKARYYHEKVGEYAKLKGIDKLYTLGVLSQSASDVFTDNGRHFSRLEQMVECINQQTMPEKCDISILVKGSRSARMELVVKALEESPLGKLERFRERMAC
- the mraY gene encoding phospho-N-acetylmuramoyl-pentapeptide-transferase → MLIWLADWLQQFDTGFRVFSYLTLRAILSTLTALLIAVIIGPKMIRWLQRMQIGQTIRDDGPESHLAKSGTPTMGGLLILAAIVSSVLLWSDLTNRYVWVTLFVLVSFGAIGFVDDYRKVIRKDAKGLIARWKYFWQSVIAIAVAFYLYSSQQNPAETALLLPFFKDVMPQMGMLFMVVTYFVIVGTSNAVNLTDGLDGLAIVPVILVAGAFAIFAYVTGNINFSAYLHIPYLPLTSELVIVCTAIVGAGLGFLWFNTYPAQVFMGDVGSLALGGTLGILAVLVRQEIVLFIMGGIFVVETLSVILQVGSFKLRGKRIFRMAPIHHHYELKGWPEPRVIVRFWIISLMLVLVGLATLKLR
- the murD gene encoding UDP-N-acetylmuramoyl-L-alanine--D-glutamate ligase encodes the protein MKKFSLVNKNAVVVGMGLTGLSCVRFLLTKGAKVTAMDSRSELTLSLDVPLILGMFDTRKLTAADLIIISPGVDVNTPAIQQAIEAGVHVIGDIELFAQFNSCPVIAITGSNGKSTVTHLVADMCKAAGKKVLMGGNIGVPVLDLLEQTADVIVLELSSFQLETTYSLMPQVATVLNITEDHLDRHGDLATYQKIKLSIYQNSQFMVCNREDILSYPINAKATMTYGLSQSSSGFSWDKEQANILLDEHFFLDSKHCLLVGAHNMLNIQAAAALAKVFGIDDDSIRQGAQQFGGLPHRCQTVAMLNNVRWINDSKATNVGATLAAINGLVSNIKGKLILIAGGEGKGADFSVMAECLTQSVGLLITLGKDGDKIACLHPDNIKVQTIQEAVLVAAKHSQVGDVVLLSPACASLDMFVSYQQRGDCFADAVKALPA
- the ftsW gene encoding cell division protein FtsW — protein: MSSITENKINSIKQLFMSKHDETQAPIKADIQPYDHSLILLAIALLSIGLVVVTSASMPVADRLFGNPFHFAIRHGIYVVLAMISAMIVMQIPMRWWRMSNVWLLLLTVVLLISVLVIGRSVNGSTRWLVLGPITIQAAEPAKLFFFCYLAGYLVRRHEEVTDNLKGFIKPLVVFFALALLLLLQPDLGTVVVMLFTTIGLLFLAGAKLWQFFSLAIAGTLAVVLLIVFEEYRVRRITSFLDPWADPFGSGYQLTQSLMAYGRGDVFGQGLGNSLQKLEYLPEAHTDFIMAILAEEFGFAGVLTVLVIMLVIVMKAMAMGNAALRRERPFEAYLAYSIGIWFSLQTTVNVGASAGVLPTKGLTFPLLSYGGSSLIVMSVAVAILIRIDFEMRVDGIQAINKAGAAKGKKRILVRKAKQEVNMVIEDVIDESQLESSTNAKVGGLHD
- the murG gene encoding undecaprenyldiphospho-muramoylpentapeptide beta-N-acetylglucosaminyltransferase, producing the protein MTKRLLVMAGGTGGHVFPGLAVASELVAQNWQIHWLGTSGRMEAQIVPQAGYPISFIDVVGVRKNGIATLLLAPFKTIKATIQAHQVIKQFKPDVVIGMGGFASGPGGVAAWFNRLPLILHEQNAVPGLTNKLLSRLAKKVLTGFDKTFPEQILNQTGKYAWVGNPVRSEFAILPEKHTIDLPLNLLVVGGSLGAQVLNETVPLALANIKQINVHHQTGAGHLDTVKTAYTQQGIAEDSYKITEFIGDIPAAYAWADLVICRAGALTVAEVAAAGVPAIFVPLPYAVDDHQTKNAQILVELQAADLLPQSELSVEQLCSLLQKYVQSPNTLIEMGKRAKTVARFDAAKDVAHCCIKLSEREK
- the murC gene encoding UDP-N-acetylmuramate--L-alanine ligase, which encodes MKTDTPAHYHVPEMRRIKHIHFVGIGGAGMGGIAEVLLNEGYNISGSDRQANGMTQRLEELGATIYFGHLASNIELANVVVVSSAIDQSNPEISAANEKRIPVIRRAEMLAELMRFRHGIAVAGTHGKTTTTSLISTIFAEAKLDPTFVIGGLLNSAGTNARLGDSQYLIAEADESDASFVHLQPMVSVVTNIEADHMETYQGDFQKMQDTYIDFLHNLPFYGLAVLCIDDPVIQKLLPRVGRKYITYGVSEQADVRAVNIHLGFNQSSFDVLRENLPPLTVRVNIPGQHNVLNSLAAIAVASDEGLEDKYIVGALAGFSGIGRRFEILGDYATSKGQAILVDDYGHHPTEVAATIAVARNNWPDRRLVMAYQPHRFTRTRDLYEDFVKVLSQVDVLLLLEVYSAGEDAIDGADSRSLCRSIRQRGQLEPIYVSNITELPKLLSESLNDQDIVLTQGAGNIGQIAKFLQTSKLEPTLLSKGLEQ
- a CDS encoding D-alanine--D-alanine ligase, which produces MNPKDYGKVAVMLGGSSAEREVSLNSGKAVLCGLLEMGVDAHVFDPAEQPLTQLLAEKFERVVIMLHGRGGEDGSLQGALQQLNLPYSGSGVLGSALCMDKIRSKQVWQSLGLPTAIYKIADKRSFDAGSCKAIMAELGNEVMVKPAQEGSSIGMAKVNSALQLEIAIQDAFKYDDKVLIEQFVHGSEYTVSILNGKALPSISMSTPRVFYDYAAKYQADSTVYSCPSGLPDALEIMLGELALDAFDALAGSGWGRVDFMQDKLGRFYLLEANTVPGMTEKSLLPMAAKEAGLSFAELSLSVLATADVVR
- a CDS encoding cell division protein FtsQ/DivIB, whose amino-acid sequence is MSEFPKLVNLRKNSHLLMGLTFFICLMSLLAFAVVKLNAWLEDEQQAPVQDIVVSGELIFIDIKYIEMLIKRTQPGSFFELDVNQTHQTVEAMPWVYRASVRKRWPSGLEIFVVEQQPSAVWNGDMLLNQYGDAFDAQISSDELNSKITLPNLYGPGGSEQTVLQGYRNMQSLLETSNLYIVEMFLSERFAWNVELNNGIKLNLGRTEFIDRLQRFVDLLPLISQQDRQVDYVDLRYDTGLAVGWKTFVKAA